The proteins below are encoded in one region of Lactuca sativa cultivar Salinas chromosome 3, Lsat_Salinas_v11, whole genome shotgun sequence:
- the LOC111881584 gene encoding vignain, whose protein sequence is MEMRKVFLIFLSFAVFMVVANCIDFTEEDLTTDESLWDLYERWRSHHTVSRDLGEKRKRFNVFKYNVQYIHKVNQMDKPYKLKLNKFADMTNHEFKTGFDSKIQHFRALKGERRTTPFRHEKTTDPPPSIDWRQYGAVNPVKNQGRCGSCWAFSTIVGVEGINKIKTNTLVSLSEQELVDCNSDNHGCEGGFMEDAYEYIKETGGVTTEQIYPYFARNGLCDISKRNSPVVKIDGFENVPKNDETALLKAVANQPVSIAIDAGGLNFQFYSEGVFNGICGTELNHGVAIVGYGTTQEGTNYWIVRNSWGSGWGEQGYIRMLRGFSEPEGLCGLAMECSYPIKVSSDNPKSVSKDEL, encoded by the exons ATGGAAATGAGGAAGGTTTTCTTGATATTTCTTTCTTTTGCTGTGTTTATGGTAGTGGCGAATTGCATTGATTTCACTGAAGAGGACTTGACGACAGACGAGAGCCTGTGGGACTTATACGAAAGATGGAGGAGCCACCACACTGTGTCACGTGACCTCGGCGAGAAAAGGAAACGATTCAACGTCTTCAAATACAACGTCCAATACATTCACAAAGTCAACCAGATGGACAAACCTTACAAACTAAAGCTCAACAAATTCGCCGACATGACCAACCACGAGTTCAAAACCGGGTTCGATTCAAAGATCCAACACTTCCGAGCACTCAAAGGCGAAAGGCGCACCACCCCATTCCGCCATGAGAAAACCACCGACCCACCACCGTCGATTGACTGGAGGCAATACGGGGCAGTCAACCCTGTCAAGAACCAAGGCCGGTGTGGTAGCTGCTGGGCGTTTTCGACAATTGTCGGGGTGGAGGGTATTAACAAAATCAAGACGAATACTCTGGTTTCTTTATCTGAGCAAGAACTTGTCGATTGTAATTCTGATAACCATGGATGCGAAGGAGGGTTCATGGAAGACGCATACGAGTACATCAAGGAAACCGGTGGGGTTACAACCGAGCAAATCTATCCTTACTTTGCACGTAACGGGCTTTGTGATATATCAAAG AGAAACTCGCCTGTGGTAAAAATCGATGGTTTTGAAAACGTACCGAAGAACGACGAGACGGCGTTGTTGAAAGCTGTAGCGAACCAGCCGGTGTCGATTGCTATTGACGCGGGTGGTCTTAATTTCCAATTCTATTCCGAG GGGGTTTTTAATGGAATCTGTGGCACGGAGTTGAATCATGGTGTGGCGATTGTGGGGTATGGAACGACTCAAGAAGGGACGAATTACTGGATTGTGAGGAATTCATGGGGAAGTGGGTGGGGTGAGCAAGGTTACATTAGGATGCTGCGAGGGTTTAGTGAACCCGAGGGGTTGTGTGGGTTAGCCATGGAATGCTCGTATCCTATAAAGGTGTCATCGGATAATCCAAAAAGTGTGTCTAAAGATGAGCTCTAG